Proteins encoded within one genomic window of Candidatus Zixiibacteriota bacterium:
- a CDS encoding UvrB/UvrC motif-containing protein, producing the protein MVCQDCKKQQATVHLTQIVNNEKMVLSLCKDCAAKRGFHSPLDNVPFPLAEILSGIIQQQFPQKTEPTVDIRCPHCGLTFEEFTHQGRFGCGECYRAFRPQLETIMRRIHGSSLHKGKLPASGTNQPIPVKEEERLEAELKKAIDSEDFERAADLRDKLKNFREQYMAPKSGE; encoded by the coding sequence ATGGTTTGCCAGGATTGTAAGAAACAACAGGCGACAGTTCACCTGACACAGATTGTCAACAACGAGAAAATGGTTCTCTCGTTGTGTAAAGACTGCGCCGCCAAGCGTGGATTTCATTCCCCGCTGGATAATGTCCCTTTTCCGCTGGCGGAGATTCTCTCGGGCATAATTCAGCAGCAGTTCCCGCAGAAAACCGAGCCGACCGTGGATATCAGATGCCCCCACTGCGGTCTGACATTCGAGGAATTCACCCATCAGGGAAGATTCGGCTGCGGCGAATGCTATCGTGCCTTTCGTCCCCAACTGGAGACTATCATGCGGAGAATACACGGCTCCTCGCTGCATAAAGGGAAATTGCCCGCCTCCGGCACCAATCAGCCGATTCCGGTCAAAGAGGAGGAGCGCCTTGAGGCGGAACTTAAGAAAGCGATTGATAGTGAAGATTTTGAGCGGGCGGCCGATTTACGGGACAAGTTGAAAAACTTCCGAGAACAATACATGGCTCCGAAGAGCGGAGAATAA